From the genome of Gemmatimonas phototrophica, one region includes:
- a CDS encoding outer membrane beta-barrel protein yields the protein MRRRALLAAAALLTAAPGSFLAQAVSPPPADSTLRVSMGGFLDTYLAWDTGRPRSLDRGYTTQAVRHGEFNVNLAFLDATLTAPRVRGRLALQAGTSVQANYAGEPRTGQVSGPELARLLQEAYAGFAVRPDLWVDAGVFYSNVGMEGWVSRDNLTYTRSLVADFSPYYSAGLRATWQATSRLTARIDLINGWQIISENNEAKTLGARLDYALSPASKVSWYALAGHEPGVGLRAFNGLGFSTRRANGLELSGQVDLGTQQRDDSITMAPQRNRWYGTMLTARLPINRSVSLTGRVERFVDEEQAVVVTPVTQGMRANGASVGLDARLASLLMWRSEARLLRADADIFPDRRAANERSRNNALLVTSLAVTF from the coding sequence ATGCGACGACGTGCACTCCTCGCGGCCGCAGCGCTCCTGACGGCCGCCCCCGGCTCCTTCCTGGCCCAAGCGGTCTCCCCGCCGCCTGCGGATTCCACCCTACGGGTGTCGATGGGCGGCTTTCTCGACACGTATCTGGCATGGGACACCGGCCGGCCCCGCTCCCTCGACCGTGGCTATACCACGCAGGCGGTACGGCACGGCGAGTTCAACGTGAACCTCGCCTTTCTCGACGCCACCCTGACCGCGCCACGGGTACGGGGCCGTCTTGCGCTGCAGGCCGGCACCTCGGTGCAGGCCAACTACGCCGGTGAACCGCGTACTGGTCAGGTGAGCGGGCCGGAGCTGGCCCGCCTCCTCCAGGAAGCCTACGCCGGGTTTGCCGTGCGCCCCGATCTGTGGGTTGATGCCGGGGTCTTTTACTCCAATGTCGGCATGGAAGGGTGGGTGTCGCGTGACAATCTCACGTACACCCGCTCGCTGGTGGCAGACTTCTCCCCCTACTACTCCGCCGGCCTGCGGGCCACGTGGCAGGCCACCAGCCGCCTCACCGCTCGCATCGATCTGATCAACGGCTGGCAGATCATTTCGGAAAACAACGAGGCCAAGACCCTCGGCGCCCGTCTTGATTACGCCCTCTCGCCCGCCTCAAAGGTGAGCTGGTATGCGCTGGCGGGCCATGAGCCCGGCGTGGGGCTGCGCGCCTTCAATGGACTGGGGTTCAGCACCCGTCGTGCCAACGGACTGGAACTCAGCGGTCAGGTTGATCTGGGCACACAACAGCGCGACGACTCCATCACGATGGCTCCGCAGCGCAACCGCTGGTATGGCACCATGCTCACGGCGCGCCTGCCCATCAACCGCTCCGTCAGCCTCACCGGTCGCGTCGAGCGCTTTGTCGATGAAGAGCAGGCGGTCGTCGTAACGCCCGTTACCCAGGGCATGCGCGCCAACGGCGCGTCCGTTGGTCTCGATGCGCGCCTCGCGTCGCTCCTCATGTGGCGGAGCGAGGCCCGGTTGCTGCGCGCTGATGCCGACATCTTCCCCGATCGGCGCGCCGCCAATGAGCG